Proteins encoded together in one Cicer arietinum cultivar CDC Frontier isolate Library 1 chromosome 4, Cicar.CDCFrontier_v2.0, whole genome shotgun sequence window:
- the LOC101511335 gene encoding uncharacterized protein: MGVFYHEEPPNHFKRCKCLAATLKEVFSHCQTFGRKISNAKLEEEFPISDLDEEQEVIVSAVRSRAMQKQKHKPSQLRESFSWVYIPATKELCVTGKMEPQAKEGGDEEQGEREEFLSVKSCFSCYSSSSANGEQFYSVKTNLSRCSSLNELDLSEYWRRSIIHEFCHCEGWPFGLCRKAVLLPPLPKSPSESWLYRKIQSSTKVT; encoded by the exons ATGGGTGTCTTCTATCATGAGGAGCCACCAAACCATTTCAAGAGATGCAAATGCCTTGCAGCTACTCTGAAGGAAGTATTTTCTCACTGTCAAACTTTTGGTCGAAAGATTTCAAATGCAAAACTTGAAGAGGAGTTTCCAATTAGTGATCTTGATGAAGAACAGGAA GTGATTGTCTCAGCCGTTAGGAGTCGTGCCATGCAGAAACAAAAGCACAAGCCAAGCCAATTGAGGGAGAGTTTTTCCTGGGTATATATTCCTGCAACAAAAGAATTGTGTGTAACAGGGAAAATGGAGCCACAAGCAAAGGAGGGAGGTGATGAAGAACAAGGTGAAAGAGAAGAGTTTTTATCAGTTAAAAGTTGTTTCTCATGCTATTCTTCTTCAAGTGCTAATGGGGAACAATTTTATTCTGTGAAGACTAATCTTTCAAGATGTTCAAGCTTGAATGAACTTGACTTGTCAGAATATTGGAGGCGTTCTATAATTCATGAGTTTTGTCACTGTGAGGGATGGCCTTTTGGTCTCTGTCGTAAAGCTGTGTTACTTCCACCACTGCCAAAGTCACCATCTGAGTCATGGTTGTATCGAAAAATACAATCAAGTACGAAAGTTACTTGA
- the LOC101511663 gene encoding succinate dehydrogenase subunit 5, mitochondrial, with amino-acid sequence MKTMMRFRSLFLRSLTSSRSYSTTFAAAASANNTLRTLSSPRFSSPSSECRSPFSMGVGSLRFYSEEVTHMPDIKDPELYSVFKDLLAENWSDISDAVVSDAKHALSKNTEDKTGKEVVTNVFRAAQAVEEFGGILVTLKMEIDDSLGISGEDVKPLPEHMNKALHTIFDRYTTYLNAFGPEENYLRKKVEQELGTKMIHLKMRCSGLGSEWGKVTVLGTSGLAGSYVEQRA; translated from the exons ATGAAGACGATGATGAGATTCAGATCCTTATTCCTCCGATCACTCACCTCTTCCAGATCGTATTCTACTACCTTCGCCGCCGCTGCTTCCGCCAATAACACCCTCCGAACCCTTTCTTCCCCTCGCTTTTCCTCTCCTTCCTCAG AATGCAGGTCGCCTTTCTCGATGGGCGTAGGGAGCTTGAGATTTTATAGTGAAGAAGTGACCCACATGCCTGACATTAAAGACCCTGAACTCTACAGCGTTTTCAAGGATTTGCTGGCTGAAAATTGGAGTGATATTTCAGATGCTGTCGTTTCTGATGCTAAGCATGCATTATCTAAAAATACCGAGGACAAAACTGGCAAGGAGGTTGTGACTAATGTGTTCCGTGCTGCCCAGGCTGTTGAGGAGTTTGGTGGGATTCTTGTCACCTTGAAAATGGAAATCGATGACAGCCTTGGAATAAGCGGCGAG GATGTAAAGCCTTTGCCTGAACATATGAACAAAGCTCTGCATACCATTTTTGATCGCTACACTACCTATTTGAATGCTTTTGGGCCTGAGGAGAACTATCTGCGGAAGAAGGTGGAGCAGGAGTTGGGGACAAAGATGATACACTTAAAGATGAGATGCAGTGGCCTTGGTTCTGAGTGGGGAAAG GTTACGGTTCTGGGAACTTCTGGACTTGCGGGTTCATATGTTGAGCAAAGAGCATAG